Proteins encoded within one genomic window of Pedobacter africanus:
- a CDS encoding glycoside hydrolase family 95 protein, which produces MVHALKKLLFAVFFSFLTVTAAAQQPDYQLWYTKPAVKWTDALPIGNGRIGAMVFGGIAKDRIQFNEETLWTGGPRDYNHKGAAAYLPQIRKLLFEGKQQEAEQLAAEKFMGSMSGAGDRDKWVAEMKAGKGLQGNPAQEHYDDQLWKSIKVPSYEGWESVGLSGLDGAVWFRTTFDAPDDWQVKDLVLDLNRIRDQDLTYVNGSLIGNTDGTAPRKYTIPASLIKKGKNTIAIQVLNYFDKGGLAGYKDTSKAIGVYAKDKPENMISLVKEWKYKVQNDEAPVVPQFQASYQPFGDLYLDFKTDEMAASGYKRKLDLNTATAATAYKLNGTSYLREYFVSQPDQALVIRLTADKKSAISLDALLSSPHKYHVLKKISANTVALSLRVKGGVLKGEAQLRAVITGGKLLAGQDKISITAADAVTLYLTAGTNFVNDKDVTGIPATACVKALSGLSGKSYAQVKTAHIKEYQKYYHTFSVSFGNDAHADMPTDERIEKFAGSDDAAFAALYMQYGRYLLISSSRPGTQPANLQGIWNDLLTPPWGSKYTTNINLEMNYWPTGVLNLGAMNQPLFKKINALAKNGAQTAKIHYNANGWVLHHNTDLWNGTAPINASNHGIWVTGGGWLCQHLWEHYLFTQDFNFLKNEAYPIMKQAAVFFNDFLVKDPKTGWLISTPSNSPENGGLVAGPTMDHQIIRTLFKNCIAATELLGTDTVFRKTLQQKITLIAPNQIGKYNQLQEWLEDKDDTTNKHRHVSHLWGVHPGNDITWDTPDLMRAARQSLIYRGDEGTGWSLAWKINFWSRFKDGDHAMKMVKMLISPAAQGGGAYVNLLDAHPPFQIDGNFGGAAGIAEMLLQSHTQFVELLPALPAGLPDGEVKGIGARGGFLLNIKWSKGALTAFEVYSKGDGVCLLRYGNKITSIATQKGMTYKFNGDLEKL; this is translated from the coding sequence ATGGTTCACGCCTTAAAAAAGCTGCTGTTTGCAGTATTTTTCTCTTTTCTTACTGTGACAGCTGCTGCTCAGCAGCCCGATTATCAACTCTGGTATACTAAACCCGCCGTAAAATGGACAGATGCCCTTCCCATAGGGAATGGTCGCATAGGTGCGATGGTATTTGGGGGAATAGCAAAAGACCGCATCCAGTTTAACGAAGAAACCTTATGGACGGGCGGGCCAAGGGATTATAACCATAAAGGCGCAGCTGCTTACCTGCCTCAAATCAGGAAATTACTATTTGAAGGCAAACAACAGGAAGCCGAGCAGCTGGCTGCTGAAAAGTTTATGGGCAGTATGAGCGGGGCAGGCGACCGCGACAAGTGGGTTGCGGAAATGAAAGCCGGGAAAGGCCTTCAGGGAAATCCTGCACAGGAGCATTACGACGATCAGTTATGGAAAAGCATTAAGGTTCCGAGTTATGAAGGCTGGGAGTCCGTTGGTCTTTCGGGATTGGACGGAGCGGTGTGGTTCCGTACCACCTTCGATGCGCCCGACGACTGGCAGGTTAAAGATCTGGTGCTCGATCTGAACCGGATCCGCGATCAGGACCTGACTTATGTAAACGGAAGCCTGATCGGCAATACAGATGGTACAGCGCCAAGAAAGTATACCATTCCAGCCAGCCTGATAAAAAAAGGAAAGAATACCATTGCCATACAAGTGCTTAATTATTTCGATAAGGGCGGTTTGGCCGGTTATAAAGATACCAGCAAAGCCATCGGAGTTTATGCCAAAGACAAGCCTGAAAATATGATTTCCCTGGTTAAGGAATGGAAGTATAAGGTGCAAAACGACGAAGCTCCTGTTGTACCGCAGTTCCAGGCCAGCTATCAGCCGTTTGGCGATTTGTACCTTGATTTTAAAACAGATGAGATGGCGGCTTCCGGTTATAAGCGAAAGCTGGATTTAAATACAGCAACAGCTGCTACTGCCTATAAGCTGAACGGTACCAGTTACCTGCGGGAGTATTTTGTGTCGCAGCCGGATCAGGCCCTCGTGATCCGGCTGACGGCAGATAAAAAGTCAGCCATCAGCCTGGATGCCTTGTTGTCCAGTCCGCATAAATACCATGTCCTGAAAAAGATAAGTGCCAATACTGTTGCCCTGTCTTTACGGGTAAAAGGGGGTGTGCTCAAAGGTGAAGCCCAGTTGCGCGCCGTAATTACCGGTGGGAAATTATTGGCGGGCCAAGACAAAATCAGCATTACGGCTGCCGATGCAGTGACGCTTTACCTTACCGCAGGCACCAATTTTGTGAACGATAAAGACGTAACGGGCATTCCGGCAACAGCTTGTGTAAAAGCCCTTTCGGGTTTAAGTGGCAAAAGCTATGCACAGGTTAAAACTGCCCACATTAAAGAATATCAGAAATACTATCATACTTTTTCGGTAAGTTTTGGAAATGATGCGCATGCGGATATGCCTACAGATGAGCGCATAGAGAAATTCGCAGGCTCAGATGATGCTGCCTTTGCGGCATTGTACATGCAGTATGGCCGGTATTTGCTGATTTCAAGCTCGAGGCCCGGTACGCAGCCTGCAAACCTGCAAGGGATCTGGAACGATTTACTGACACCCCCCTGGGGCAGTAAATATACCACCAACATCAACCTGGAAATGAACTACTGGCCAACAGGGGTACTAAACCTGGGGGCAATGAACCAACCCTTGTTTAAAAAAATAAATGCACTGGCAAAAAATGGGGCACAGACCGCTAAAATACATTACAATGCCAATGGATGGGTGCTGCACCACAATACTGACCTCTGGAATGGCACTGCGCCTATCAATGCTTCCAATCATGGTATTTGGGTAACTGGGGGAGGTTGGTTATGCCAGCACCTCTGGGAACATTATCTTTTTACACAGGATTTTAATTTTCTGAAGAATGAGGCTTATCCCATTATGAAGCAGGCTGCGGTATTCTTTAACGATTTTTTAGTTAAAGACCCAAAAACGGGCTGGCTGATCAGTACCCCCTCCAACTCGCCCGAGAACGGCGGATTGGTAGCGGGGCCAACTATGGACCATCAGATCATCCGGACCCTCTTTAAAAATTGTATTGCGGCAACTGAGCTATTGGGAACTGACACGGTTTTCAGGAAAACGCTTCAGCAGAAAATAACGCTGATAGCACCTAATCAGATCGGTAAATACAATCAGCTGCAGGAATGGCTGGAGGATAAAGACGATACCACCAATAAACACAGGCATGTTTCGCATTTATGGGGCGTACATCCGGGAAATGACATTACCTGGGATACCCCTGACCTGATGCGGGCGGCACGGCAGTCTTTGATTTACCGTGGAGATGAAGGAACGGGCTGGAGCCTGGCCTGGAAGATCAACTTCTGGTCAAGGTTTAAAGATGGAGATCATGCGATGAAAATGGTGAAAATGCTAATCAGTCCGGCAGCACAGGGGGGAGGTGCCTATGTAAACCTCTTGGATGCACATCCGCCGTTTCAGATTGACGGGAATTTTGGCGGTGCAGCGGGCATTGCAGAAATGCTTTTACAAAGTCATACCCAGTTTGTTGAGTTGCTGCCGGCTTTGCCTGCCGGTTTACCTGATGGTGAAGTTAAAGGGATAGGAGCCCGAGGAGGCTTTCTGCTGAATATTAAATGGAGCAAAGGGGCGTTGACAGCGTTTGAAGTATATTCGAAAGGGGATGGCGTTTGTTTATTACGCTACGGAAATAAAATAACAAGCATTGCCACACAGAAAGGCATGACCTATAAGTTTAACGGAGATCTGGAGAAATTATGA
- a CDS encoding glycoside hydrolase family 28 protein, producing MKYYSLLVAFLCFVNLNADAQVYYNVLKYGAKNDSSKLATQAIKKAIDAASTAGGGTVYFPAGKYLTGAIHLKSNITIFIDAGAELHFSDNFDDYLPMVKSRYEGVDVTSFSPLFYAYKAENIAIKGRGIIDGHGKKWWDFVEGYKADQPRSKWQHLFDELNKGILLPDEPKQMTRGFLRPPFIQPLYCKNVLIEGITIRNSPFWTVNPEFCENVTVHALTISNPGAFAPNTDGINPESCSNVHISDCHISVGDDCITIKSGKDAPGRKMAAPAQNYTITNCTMLSGHGGVVIGSEMSGDVRKITISNCVFDGTDRGIRIKTARGRGGIVEEIRVDNIIMKNIREQAIVLDMQYAKTNPEAVSERTPRFRNIHFSNITGEVNQAGYLNGLEEMPIENISFNDINMEAKTGFSINHASRIEFHNVQVNTTIGPSLKANEVSDLTVNGLKTYTPHAGVPVAEFRNVSRAFVYNAFPALGTDRYLKIIGEKSKDITLGNNNFRQVKTPVVTEGKVTEAVRVISGDPLN from the coding sequence ATGAAGTACTACAGCCTTTTAGTTGCATTTTTATGTTTCGTGAACCTGAATGCCGATGCACAGGTTTATTACAATGTGCTGAAATATGGCGCAAAAAATGACAGCAGCAAACTGGCTACCCAGGCCATAAAAAAAGCTATTGATGCAGCATCAACAGCTGGCGGCGGAACAGTTTACTTTCCTGCAGGTAAATACCTGACGGGTGCTATTCACCTGAAAAGCAACATCACCATTTTTATAGATGCCGGAGCTGAACTGCATTTCAGTGATAACTTCGACGATTACCTGCCGATGGTGAAAAGCAGGTATGAAGGAGTAGATGTAACCAGTTTCTCGCCTTTGTTTTATGCCTATAAGGCAGAGAATATCGCCATTAAAGGCAGGGGAATTATCGACGGGCACGGTAAAAAGTGGTGGGACTTTGTGGAAGGCTACAAAGCTGATCAGCCACGCTCCAAATGGCAGCACCTATTTGATGAACTGAACAAAGGCATACTATTACCGGATGAGCCTAAGCAAATGACCCGAGGTTTTTTACGTCCGCCGTTTATACAACCCTTGTATTGCAAAAATGTACTCATAGAAGGGATCACCATACGCAACTCACCATTCTGGACCGTAAACCCCGAATTTTGTGAAAATGTAACCGTACATGCGTTAACGATTAGCAATCCGGGTGCTTTTGCGCCAAATACAGATGGGATTAACCCGGAATCCTGCAGCAATGTACACATCTCTGATTGCCATATCAGTGTTGGGGACGATTGCATTACCATTAAATCCGGTAAGGATGCGCCCGGCCGGAAGATGGCTGCCCCGGCGCAGAATTATACCATTACGAATTGTACCATGCTGTCGGGGCATGGGGGCGTGGTAATTGGCAGCGAAATGTCGGGTGATGTACGCAAAATTACCATCTCCAATTGTGTGTTTGATGGTACCGACAGGGGTATCCGCATCAAGACGGCACGTGGCAGGGGCGGAATAGTGGAGGAGATCAGGGTAGATAACATTATCATGAAGAATATCCGGGAACAGGCAATTGTGCTGGATATGCAGTATGCAAAAACAAATCCGGAAGCGGTTTCTGAACGTACGCCGCGTTTCCGGAATATCCATTTCAGCAATATCACCGGAGAGGTGAACCAGGCCGGCTATTTAAATGGACTTGAAGAAATGCCAATAGAAAACATCAGTTTTAATGACATCAATATGGAGGCTAAAACTGGTTTCAGCATCAACCATGCAAGTCGTATCGAGTTTCACAATGTACAGGTAAATACCACTATTGGCCCTTCATTAAAAGCAAATGAAGTGAGTGATTTAACGGTTAACGGGTTAAAAACCTATACGCCACATGCCGGTGTTCCGGTGGCTGAATTCAGAAATGTAAGCCGGGCCTTTGTGTATAATGCTTTTCCTGCATTGGGAACTGACAGATATTTGAAAATTATCGGAGAAAAAAGTAAGGATATCACGCTGGGAAACAATAACTTTAGGCAAGTTAAAACTCCTGTAGTAACGGAAGGGAAAGTTACAGAAGCAGTAAGGGTTATTTCGGGGGATCCTCTAAATTAA
- a CDS encoding MGH1-like glycoside hydrolase domain-containing protein, which translates to MKRKHLITMALFLFCGQGSFAQSSAATERLKKYVSYFNAIDTEAVKNFVPNALAFDWLKQNVPLLECPDEVIEKNYYYRWWSFRKHLVKTPEGFIFTEFIEPVKHAGKYNAISCAAGHHIYEGRWLKNKEYLKEYIDFWLYHADVGQSKPRFHQFSSWIDDAVYQNYLVNPDKEYLKRILPALDADYGKWEKERQVKSGLFWQFDVKDGMEESVSGSRKEENRRPTISSYMYGNAKALAAIAAITGDQPLVEKYRAKAVQLKKLVQDSLWDSGSSFFKTRTPKGQLVNAREAIGFVPWDFDLPADEPQYAKAWDQLLDTAGFKAPWGLTTAERREPTFRTRGSGHSCEWDGALWPFASSQTLKGLANLLTNYKNHSKMKPAVFYKELRQYALSHQKNGKPYLGEYQDEKNGEWLKGDNPRSSFYNHSTFCDLVINDLIGIKPRADEALGFYPLIPEGKWDWFSLENISYHRRTLNIRWDKTGKKYNKGKGLYVYANGKEIYHSTSLKPAVIQINNK; encoded by the coding sequence ATGAAGAGAAAACACTTGATAACAATGGCGTTATTCCTGTTTTGCGGGCAGGGAAGCTTTGCACAGTCGTCCGCCGCAACGGAAAGACTCAAAAAATATGTAAGCTATTTTAATGCTATTGATACAGAAGCGGTAAAGAACTTTGTACCCAATGCACTCGCTTTTGATTGGTTAAAGCAAAATGTACCGCTGCTGGAATGCCCCGATGAGGTAATAGAAAAGAACTATTATTATCGTTGGTGGTCCTTCCGCAAGCATCTGGTAAAGACACCAGAAGGATTTATTTTTACTGAGTTTATTGAGCCAGTAAAACATGCCGGCAAATACAACGCTATCAGTTGTGCTGCAGGACACCATATTTACGAAGGTCGATGGCTTAAAAACAAGGAATACTTAAAGGAATATATTGATTTCTGGTTGTACCATGCTGATGTGGGGCAAAGTAAACCGCGTTTTCACCAGTTCAGCAGCTGGATAGACGATGCAGTTTATCAAAATTACCTGGTTAACCCTGACAAGGAATACCTTAAGCGGATTTTACCTGCACTGGATGCCGACTATGGCAAATGGGAAAAAGAAAGACAGGTAAAAAGTGGCTTGTTCTGGCAGTTTGATGTAAAAGATGGAATGGAAGAATCCGTAAGCGGGTCCAGGAAAGAGGAGAACCGGAGGCCAACCATCAGCAGTTATATGTATGGAAATGCGAAAGCGCTGGCTGCTATAGCCGCAATTACAGGTGATCAGCCACTGGTAGAAAAATACCGGGCTAAAGCGGTGCAGCTTAAAAAGCTGGTGCAGGATAGCTTGTGGGACAGTGGCAGCAGTTTCTTTAAAACCAGGACGCCGAAGGGACAACTGGTGAATGCACGTGAGGCCATAGGTTTTGTGCCCTGGGACTTTGATTTGCCTGCTGATGAACCGCAATATGCAAAGGCCTGGGACCAGCTGCTCGATACTGCAGGGTTTAAAGCGCCCTGGGGCCTGACCACCGCCGAAAGGAGGGAGCCGACCTTCAGGACAAGAGGTTCGGGCCATAGCTGTGAATGGGACGGTGCATTATGGCCTTTTGCCAGTTCACAAACTTTAAAAGGCCTGGCCAACCTGCTGACCAATTATAAAAACCATAGCAAAATGAAACCGGCCGTGTTTTACAAGGAGTTGCGTCAGTATGCGCTTTCCCACCAGAAGAATGGAAAGCCATATCTGGGCGAATATCAGGATGAAAAAAATGGGGAATGGCTGAAAGGAGATAACCCAAGAAGCAGCTTTTACAACCATTCTACTTTTTGCGATCTGGTGATCAACGATCTGATCGGTATTAAACCCAGGGCAGATGAAGCGCTGGGGTTCTATCCTTTGATCCCCGAAGGGAAGTGGGACTGGTTTTCACTGGAAAATATCAGCTATCATCGGAGAACACTAAATATACGCTGGGATAAAACCGGCAAGAAATACAATAAAGGAAAGGGATTGTATGTATATGCCAATGGAAAAGAAATTTATCATAGCACGAGTTTAAAACCCGCAGTCATCCAAATCAATAATAAATAA
- a CDS encoding alpha-d-galacturonidase, which translates to MRRFQLLIFTALLFIGITASAAPGAEKRSILIPVQSNPRVKFAAERLAKALKLAGYHVKIVQQDKAPETGGFILVGVKDDRLLADLRASDNKRPGKEGFIIGYAQHKNLVVEGTDPSGTLYGCMELADRITRNGKLPENISISDQPEMALRGTCIGLQKPDYLPGHDVYEYPYTPESFPWFYDKALWLRYLDMMVENRYNSLYLWNGHPFSSLVRLKDYPYAIEVDDATFKKNEEMFKFLTEEADKRGIWVIQMFYNILIPKPFAEKHGLKTQDRNRPIIPLIADYTRKSIAAFVEKYPNVGLLVALGEAMEGVGQDDIDWFTQTIIPGVKDGLKAAGIRNEPPIVLRAHDTDAPAVMKAALPLYKNLYTENKFNGEALTTYEPRGSWAELHRKLSAVAPVHIANVHILANLEPFRYGSADFIQKSVQAMNKIYGAKGLHLYPQSGYWDWPYTADNTGTRQLQLDRDWIWYKEWARYAWNSNRRREDEISYWGQELANKYGTDLTAGKAILNAYEQVGEISPKLLRRYGITDGNRQTLTLGMLMTQLINPYRYGLFTLMYESEAPEGEMIIEYAEKEWKKQGHIGETPVQVAREVVAHGKAALQSICEASPAVSRDTAEFRRLRNDMYCYNAMANFYAEKVKSALLVLRYKYSNDVRDLEQALPFLQKSVDHYAELVKLTSGTYLYANSMQTKQRKIPMRGVDKTFIHWKEMLPVFTKELNHFKRSIDSLKSAGQGNENKLKAFDNAPVKLLSGQERYAITRGTVVYADSMIRIKDVDGQLLGLKGIKLNKAQQIKSGTTLKFSNAAAVKVLVGFFNKKDAAYLKAPELETDASANNYGQSEIKISNALVLEGHPPVNIHAYSFGAGINTLTLGKGACMVLGFIDDRKAMRIYNAGLDGKGKDIDWLFE; encoded by the coding sequence ATGAGAAGATTTCAGCTATTGATTTTTACAGCCCTTTTGTTCATCGGCATCACTGCATCAGCTGCTCCTGGTGCAGAAAAGCGCAGCATTTTAATTCCGGTACAAAGTAATCCAAGAGTGAAGTTTGCCGCAGAAAGGCTTGCAAAAGCTTTGAAATTAGCCGGTTATCATGTTAAGATCGTACAGCAGGATAAAGCTCCTGAAACCGGCGGCTTCATACTGGTGGGCGTCAAAGACGATCGCTTACTGGCTGATTTACGAGCCAGTGATAATAAGCGGCCTGGAAAGGAAGGGTTTATTATAGGGTATGCACAGCACAAAAATCTGGTTGTGGAAGGCACCGACCCCTCAGGAACCTTATACGGCTGCATGGAACTTGCAGACAGAATTACAAGAAATGGTAAGCTCCCGGAAAATATTTCCATCAGCGATCAGCCGGAAATGGCATTAAGGGGAACCTGTATTGGTTTGCAGAAACCCGATTATTTGCCTGGACATGATGTTTATGAATACCCCTACACTCCGGAGAGTTTTCCCTGGTTTTATGACAAGGCTTTATGGCTCCGCTATCTGGACATGATGGTAGAAAATCGTTATAATTCCCTCTACCTTTGGAATGGTCATCCTTTTTCATCACTCGTGCGACTTAAAGACTACCCTTATGCAATTGAAGTCGATGATGCCACTTTTAAAAAGAACGAGGAAATGTTTAAGTTCCTTACAGAAGAAGCAGATAAAAGGGGGATATGGGTGATCCAGATGTTCTACAATATTTTAATTCCCAAGCCTTTTGCTGAAAAGCATGGCCTTAAAACACAGGACCGAAACCGGCCCATTATTCCACTGATTGCCGATTATACAAGGAAATCTATTGCAGCTTTTGTTGAAAAATACCCCAATGTAGGCTTGTTGGTTGCATTGGGAGAAGCCATGGAAGGTGTGGGGCAGGACGATATCGACTGGTTTACCCAAACCATTATTCCGGGCGTAAAAGATGGATTAAAGGCCGCAGGCATCAGGAATGAGCCACCCATTGTGCTGCGCGCGCACGATACTGACGCCCCGGCCGTGATGAAAGCCGCTTTGCCGCTGTATAAAAATCTGTATACCGAAAATAAGTTTAATGGTGAAGCATTGACTACTTACGAGCCCCGTGGGAGCTGGGCAGAACTGCACAGGAAACTAAGTGCAGTTGCGCCGGTACATATTGCCAATGTACACATATTGGCCAACCTGGAACCTTTTCGCTATGGATCGGCAGATTTTATACAAAAATCTGTACAGGCTATGAATAAAATATATGGGGCCAAAGGTTTACACTTATACCCACAATCGGGTTATTGGGACTGGCCTTATACAGCCGACAACACAGGTACAAGACAGCTGCAGCTGGACCGGGACTGGATCTGGTATAAGGAATGGGCCAGATATGCCTGGAACTCAAACCGCAGGAGAGAAGACGAGATCAGCTATTGGGGCCAGGAACTGGCCAATAAATATGGTACAGATTTAACCGCGGGAAAAGCCATTTTAAATGCTTATGAGCAAGTCGGAGAAATTTCCCCTAAGCTGCTGCGCCGTTATGGGATTACAGATGGGAACAGGCAAACGCTTACTTTAGGTATGCTGATGACGCAGTTGATTAATCCTTACCGTTACGGCCTGTTCACTTTAATGTATGAATCGGAAGCCCCTGAAGGAGAGATGATTATCGAATACGCTGAAAAAGAATGGAAAAAGCAGGGGCATATTGGCGAAACGCCGGTACAGGTGGCCCGGGAAGTGGTGGCACATGGAAAAGCCGCATTGCAGTCTATCTGTGAAGCTTCGCCCGCAGTAAGCAGGGATACAGCAGAATTCAGAAGATTAAGAAATGATATGTATTGCTACAATGCCATGGCAAACTTTTACGCAGAAAAGGTGAAGTCGGCCCTTCTGGTATTGCGCTACAAATATTCAAATGATGTTCGCGATCTGGAGCAAGCATTGCCTTTTCTGCAAAAGAGCGTGGATCACTATGCTGAGCTGGTAAAACTAACTTCCGGAACTTACCTGTATGCCAACAGCATGCAAACCAAGCAGCGTAAAATTCCTATGCGGGGTGTGGATAAAACCTTTATTCACTGGAAAGAAATGCTTCCGGTATTTACCAAAGAACTGAACCACTTTAAAAGAAGTATAGATTCCTTAAAATCAGCAGGGCAGGGGAATGAAAATAAGCTAAAAGCATTTGATAATGCACCGGTAAAGCTGTTGTCTGGTCAGGAACGTTATGCGATTACCAGAGGTACCGTAGTTTATGCAGATTCAATGATCCGTATCAAAGATGTTGATGGACAGCTGCTTGGTCTTAAGGGCATAAAATTAAACAAGGCACAGCAAATAAAATCGGGCACTACCCTTAAATTCAGTAACGCTGCTGCCGTAAAAGTTCTGGTGGGTTTTTTCAATAAAAAAGATGCTGCTTATTTGAAAGCCCCTGAACTGGAGACCGATGCCAGCGCCAACAATTACGGACAATCGGAAATAAAGATTTCCAATGCACTGGTTTTGGAAGGGCATCCGCCAGTTAATATACACGCATATTCGTTTGGAGCTGGTATAAACACATTAACATTAGGAAAAGGTGCCTGTATGGTTTTGGGTTTTATTGATGACCGAAAAGCAATGCGTATTTACAATGCTGGCCTGGATGGAAAAGGAAAAGATATCGACTGGTTATTTGAATAA
- a CDS encoding LacI family DNA-binding transcriptional regulator: MTQLHQKAATLQDVADKTGLSRSTVSKALRDSHEISGKTKKLVADCARELNYHPNLAARSLRYGRSRSIGVVVSEIDNPFFAQVINGIESVADEKGYSIIITQTHESYEYELRSLRDLYSKSIDGLLISVTTETQDAEHLLELKARGLPIVLFDRVSDKIEAHKVIADNLKGAYAATCHLIQAGYRKIAHITSSANASITAERLQGYKLALQEHHIELNEQHIKYCPHGGKNDEEIKEALAELLNSGNKPDAVFTASDRITTTTLALLRKNRIRIPEELGLLGFTNTHLADILNPPLSSVFQPGFEMGAKATQLLIGQIENKRTEEFETVVFPTSLFIRNSTEPGR; encoded by the coding sequence ATGACTCAATTACATCAGAAAGCTGCGACCTTACAAGATGTTGCCGATAAGACAGGATTGTCCAGATCCACTGTATCTAAAGCATTAAGGGACAGTCATGAAATTAGCGGAAAGACAAAGAAATTAGTTGCCGACTGTGCAAGGGAGCTGAATTACCATCCGAACCTTGCGGCAAGGAGTTTGAGGTATGGGCGTAGCCGTTCAATAGGTGTTGTTGTTTCCGAAATAGACAACCCGTTTTTTGCCCAGGTAATCAACGGTATTGAGTCTGTAGCTGATGAAAAGGGCTACAGCATTATCATCACGCAAACACATGAGTCCTATGAATATGAATTGCGTAGCCTAAGAGATCTCTACAGCAAATCAATAGACGGGCTTTTGATTTCTGTTACGACAGAAACCCAGGATGCGGAACATTTACTCGAGCTGAAAGCCAGGGGCCTGCCGATTGTACTTTTTGATCGGGTAAGCGATAAAATTGAGGCGCATAAAGTTATAGCCGATAATCTAAAAGGTGCCTACGCGGCTACCTGCCACCTGATTCAGGCCGGATACCGGAAAATAGCACACATTACCAGCTCTGCCAATGCATCAATTACCGCCGAACGTTTACAGGGCTATAAGCTTGCCTTGCAGGAACATCACATAGAATTGAATGAGCAGCACATTAAATATTGCCCGCATGGCGGAAAAAATGACGAGGAGATAAAAGAGGCCCTGGCAGAATTGCTAAACTCCGGGAACAAGCCAGATGCCGTTTTTACTGCTTCAGACAGGATAACGACCACAACATTGGCATTGCTAAGAAAAAACAGGATCAGGATACCCGAAGAGCTCGGGCTCCTGGGTTTCACCAATACCCACCTGGCGGATATTCTGAACCCACCATTAAGTTCTGTATTTCAGCCTGGATTTGAAATGGGGGCAAAGGCCACCCAGCTCCTGATCGGCCAGATTGAAAATAAACGAACGGAGGAGTTTGAAACGGTGGTTTTTCCAACTTCATTGTTCATCAGAAATTCAACGGAGCCTGGCAGATAG
- a CDS encoding sugar phosphate isomerase/epimerase family protein, protein MNLLKNRFALKLQTTAVLLACLTACKSVKTGASNASTKNPEAKLGWELGAQAYTFRLFTFAEAIKKIDSCNLRYVEAYPGQKIGGGIEGTMGPDMDEAKRKSVLAKLKENNVKVVAFGVTAANSEADWIKLFEFCKTMGIHTITSEPNEKDLQLISDLCDKYQINVAIHNHPDPSHYWNPEVVLKAIKGKSKRLGACADIGHWVRSGLDPVECLKKLDGHILHSHMKDLHQKGKGGHDVHWGEGVSDIPAVIAELKRQNFKGAISAEYEYNWKSNSADVAASVINFRNLVSKL, encoded by the coding sequence ATGAATTTATTAAAAAATAGATTTGCTTTAAAATTACAAACAACAGCTGTCTTATTGGCTTGCCTTACCGCTTGTAAAAGTGTAAAGACAGGCGCTTCTAATGCTTCCACTAAAAATCCTGAGGCAAAATTAGGTTGGGAACTTGGTGCCCAAGCCTATACTTTCCGACTATTCACATTTGCCGAGGCAATTAAAAAGATCGATAGCTGTAACTTAAGGTACGTGGAGGCTTACCCGGGCCAGAAGATTGGTGGTGGCATAGAAGGAACAATGGGTCCGGATATGGATGAGGCTAAAAGGAAATCTGTGTTGGCGAAACTTAAAGAAAACAATGTAAAAGTTGTGGCATTTGGTGTTACAGCCGCTAACAGTGAAGCTGACTGGATTAAGTTATTCGAATTCTGCAAGACAATGGGCATTCACACCATTACTTCAGAGCCTAATGAAAAAGATCTGCAGTTGATATCGGATCTATGTGATAAGTACCAGATCAATGTTGCCATTCACAATCATCCGGATCCCTCTCATTACTGGAATCCAGAGGTGGTTTTAAAGGCCATTAAAGGAAAAAGCAAACGCTTAGGCGCATGTGCTGATATAGGTCATTGGGTGCGTTCAGGATTGGATCCTGTGGAGTGTCTGAAAAAACTTGACGGACACATATTGCATTCACACATGAAAGATCTTCATCAAAAAGGCAAAGGGGGCCATGATGTGCATTGGGGAGAAGGTGTTTCTGACATCCCTGCTGTCATTGCAGAGTTAAAGAGACAAAATTTTAAAGGGGCTATCTCCGCTGAATATGAATACAACTGGAAAAGCAACAGCGCTGATGTTGCCGCTAGTGTAATTAACTTCCGCAACCTGGTATCAAAATTGTAA